Below is a window of Rhodoglobus vestalii DNA.
CGCTGTGCCGTCATCGGAGGAGAAAACGACGGTAGCGGATGCTCCGCTTACGTCACTCAGCCGGTCGCTGAGTTCTGCAGATACGCGCTCGGTTTCGGTGCCCGGAATCGAAAACGTGGAGGATAGCGCCCCGCCAAAGACGGCAAAGCCGCCGACCGCTAAGCCAAGTACGGCGAGCCAGCTCACGATGACAAGCCAGGCGCGCCGAGCCGATAGACGACCCAGGCGGTACAGGAGTTCAGCCATGCCGAAGAAACCTCTCATAGAAGACAGAAAAAGAGCACTCCGTCGGGCCCGTGCCCATGGTATTCGGTGAAAACTACTTTTCCAACAGTTGTCGGAAAACTCACGGTTTTCTCGCCCACATCTGTCACAATCAACGAATGGATGAACGAGTCGAACGAACTCGCCGGAGTCTGCAACAGGCACTCTTCGCGCTCACACAAGAACGGCCGCTCGACGAAGTGACCGTCGGAGATATCGTCGAACGCGCCGGGGTCAACCGCAGCAGCTTCTACCAGCACTTTGCCGACAAAGAGACCCTGCTGGCCTTCGCGATCGAATCCGCAGCAGACGACGCCGGAGTCGAACTAGTGAATCTCGACCCCCAGAGCACCGAACCGCCGCCGGCCATCACCAGTTACCTCCGCCACATCAATGCCAACGCCGCCGTCTATGCCAGCGCGCTGGGCCCCCGGGGCTCCGCTTTGGTCTCCTCGCGCCTCCACGCCCGCCTCAATCTGATTGTGCGGAACGGCATTCTCAGCATCGGCAACCACCCCTTTGAGGGGCTGCCCGTAGAAATCGCCACCGCCAGCATCACCGGTTCCACCTACGGCATCATCGTGGAGTGGCTCGGGATGGTTCCTCGCCCCCCGGCCGAGACCGCAGTGGCCTGGATCTGGCAGTCTTTTGGCACTCCGAGCGGGCGCTGGGGCGAGCCAGAAGACACCGCCTAGTTCCGTTCTAACCGCGGCGCCGGGCGTTGCCTACTGCAGAGCGCTCTAACCTCAGTAACATTGCGGGGTGAGCCAGACATCCGATCGTGATTTCGACGACCTCCTGTCGAGCTCCGAACCCTCGGCGCACCAGGTGACGGCGCGGGCGGGCGCGGAGGGCACGCGCCTCGACCGGTGGTGGGCAACACGTAGCGCGTTCACGCGGCGATGGCTCGGATGGGCTGGGCCGGCGATTGTGGTGCTGGTCGCGGCTTTCACGCGACTGGTGGGCCTGGGGCATCCAGCGACGCTCGTCTTTGATGAGACCTTCTATGTGAAGGACTCGTGGACGCTGGTCAATCGTGGGTATGAGGCGCAATGGCCGGCCGAAGCGGATGCGCTGTTTATCGGCGGCCAGGTCAATATTTTTCTCAGCGACCCCGCCTTCGTGGTGCATCCGCCGCTCGGCAAGTGGCTCATCGGCTTAGGAATGCTGCCCTCCGGAGGCGAAGACCCGTTCGGTTGGCGAATTGCCACCGCTCTCGTGGGCATTCTTGCGGTGATCGTGCTGATGCTGGTTGCCAAAAAGCTTTTCGGCTCGACCTTGCTCGCGACTCTCGCCGGGTTGCTGATGGCGATTGACGGCAATGCCATCGTGATGAGCCGGGTCGCCCTGCTCGACAACTTCGTGATGATCTTCGCGCTGCTGGGGGTGGGAGCAATGCTGCTCGATCGGGAACATTCC
It encodes the following:
- a CDS encoding TetR/AcrR family transcriptional regulator, coding for MDERVERTRRSLQQALFALTQERPLDEVTVGDIVERAGVNRSSFYQHFADKETLLAFAIESAADDAGVELVNLDPQSTEPPPAITSYLRHINANAAVYASALGPRGSALVSSRLHARLNLIVRNGILSIGNHPFEGLPVEIATASITGSTYGIIVEWLGMVPRPPAETAVAWIWQSFGTPSGRWGEPEDTA